One Triticum dicoccoides isolate Atlit2015 ecotype Zavitan chromosome 5B, WEW_v2.0, whole genome shotgun sequence genomic window carries:
- the LOC119309499 gene encoding auxin-responsive protein SAUR76-like, with amino-acid sequence MAKGGLSSKLKCMIRRWHSSSRISRTPSAVSHGGEEEDPWGRGVGGGGGGGAASFHGADGVPPGLHPVYVGKSRRRYLIAADLVCHPLFQNLVDRSGGGVGGDGAGGTIIGCEVVLFEHLLWMLENADPQPESLDELVEYYAC; translated from the coding sequence ATGGCCAAGGGCGGGCTGAGCAGCAAGCTCAAGTGCATGATCAGGCGGTGGCACTCATCGAGCCGGATCTCGCGCACGCCCTCGGCGGTGTCacacggcggcgaggaggaggacccGTGGGgccgcggcgtcggcggcggcggcgggggcggggcggCCTCGTTCCACGGCGCGGACGGCGTGCCCCCGGGCCTCCACCCGGTCTACGTCGGCAAGTCGCGCCGCCGCTACCTCATCGCCGCCGACCTCGTCTGCCACCCGCTGTTCCAGAACCTCGTGGACCGCTCgggtggcggcgtgggcggcgaCGGCGCCGGCGGCACCATCATCGGCTGCGAGGTGGTGCTGTTCGAGCACCTCCTCTGGATGCTGGAGAACGCGGACCCGCAGCCCGAGTCGCTGGACGAGCTCGTCGAGTACTACGCGTGTTGA